The DNA sequence AAAAGCTGCTTATAGGAAGCCCCTGATGCACCAGTATGGCTTATATCAATGCCAAAATGGCCGTCCAGTGCTTCGCATTCCTGATTAAAAGAGGTGGCATAGGCATCATTGAAGTATTTTCCAGAGAGCTCCTTTTCCTTCCTTGTCACCTGTAATCTAGATATATTATTTTTTGCAGCTTTAGTGGCTGTATCAGCCCAATTCAAACAATCAATGTATGATTCAATGTTACTTATGTGCTGCTCAAGTTTTTCTTTATGGTTCAAAAAAGTAATTGTGGTCTGAAGTTTTTTAATGTCCTCAGAAGGGTCATTTTCTTGCAATTTGGCAATAGCTGTGTCAATAGAGGTTGCAATCGTGTCAATAGGTGTAGTTTCGATTACGACTGCTGCACGTTTATTGATTACCTTAGCTTCAATGTCTGAGCTTATATCAGCTGCTAATGCCTTCTGAATCAGCAGACTTGCCTTAATACCATTTAGCTGTTCAGGATGGTTTTCAAGAAGCCATGTAGTCAAAACCGCGTCATCAGGCAGAAGGTCAAATTTCAATCCATCATATACTGCTTTAGTCGCCTTCAAGGCACCATTCGCAGCTGTAGCATTATGTTCCGCCTGGCTTTTAATGAAGACCCAGTACGACTCGATTAGTTTTTTCGACTCCGCCGATAGAGGGTGCCGGCAAAAAAGGCATGTGTCCTTGTCCCTGGGGTAGGGTCCACCATTATCTCCTTGCTGAATAGCAAATTTATTGGCTGCAACAATGAAAGCTTTCCATTCTGCACTTCCGACGTTTTCAAGCTTATCCGTCTTGAATTTTTCAAGCCCCTCATTTTCTGCGATTTTATCCTTTGTTATACAATCGGAAATGGCTGTCTGGGCGGCAAGAAGTGCCTCGGAGGACAAATGTTTATTGTTATCGGCTATCGAAGTCTTCAGTGTTTCGAGTAACTTCTTATTGGTAGTTAGTATCCCAATTTCTTTGTCTTTTTTTAACGCCTGTAATTGAACCTTCTGGCCTTCAAGTTCTGCTCTCTTTGTCTTGTCTGCCTCTGTAAAAGGTATCATTTTCTTTAAGTCGGCTGCCTTTGTTTTAGCCGACAAATTCACCATGAATTCCCTTATCGCTGATTCGCCGTCGAATAAAGCTGCATAATCCTTTGGGGCTTTTTTCGTGTTTACTTCTATCTCAATTTTTTCTTCAAGTCTCCTGAATGCATCAGTTAAATCAGCAAAAAAATTAAGTCCTGCGGGTCTAAACTCGGGTCTGTTTTTTGATAAATGTATGCTTACGCATTTGTTATCGAAAATTGAAAACTGTTTAAATTCTGTTTTATCTTTCTGGGTGGGGTAGTTCAAGGTATAGGGTGCGGCATCAGTCTTAAACTCAAAAATGGCTTTAGTTGCTTTATGCCCAGAGGCTAAATGTATATTTGAAATAATTGGTTCGGTTGTGCGGCTGTGAAAGGCTTGTTTCAGTAGGCGTATATAACCAGATTTTCCTGAGCCGTTAACACCATATATAATTGTGAGTTTTGGGCTAAATTCAATAGTTTGTTTCTCAACAAGGGCGTTCACACCCTCTACCCCGTAAAGACTGTTAAGAAGCAAGTCATTGTGGTAATCGCTATTCGAGATGCTGTCGCATGTAATATTAATGCTTTTTCTAGGTTTTTTCTCCTGCAGGCCCGCATCTTCAAGAAAATAGGCGTATGCATCATTAATGTGACTTTCTGTTACTTCTGTTCCGGAAAGAAGTTTACCTGCCAAATATTTGGTGTAGTACGGCAGAGAACAGGCGTATTGCATGATCTGGGAATTAAGATTATCGGTCTTTGTAACAGACAGCTCAGTCATGTGACCCTCCTTGAAATATGCTACTCATCATTCCATTTTTCAGCCAACGGGGCGGCCTTGACCGGCAGCGCTAGCCGTCCGCGTCGTAGGGCGTGGTTGGGCCATTTTCTGTGTACCTTGGCAAAGAAAGTTAGGCTTATAGCGCCCCCCCTGTCTGAGCCCGTCTTAAACTGGATTAGCCCGATCTACCTCATGTATTTTGTCTTTCAAGTGCTTATCTCCACATGGGAATTTTTGCGAGTCAAATACGTAGTATAGGTACCCTTGATTCGGAACATTTTCGTATCCGATGATAGGTTCAATTTCATTGTATGGCTCCAGCGCTGCAATTATTCTGTTACAAAATGGAACGGCTTCGCTTTTGGTGCCATCGACTGCGGCAAATCCATGCTTAACAACGGCATCTACAGCGTTAAATACGTTCTCTGTTGCTCGAAATATTTTCATCACATTAGTTCCTTTATTTGTTTCTCGTCTAACGCAAGGCAGACCAGCCTGATCCTTAGTTTAGTTGACTGCAAAAAACTCTTTAAAATATTGTTGAAGCATCGGCTCGATGATCGTTGGCGTCAGGTTTTCGAGCCTAATAGTCCTTTCAGCAAACTCTGAGAACGTATTAGTCCTAGAGGAGACGGTAGCCTTTCCGTCATTGATGTTTATCATAATTCGGAAAGCTGGTTCTAAACCATCCGACAAGTTACTGGTGGAATGGCTACGAGAAATTACTAAAGCTATTTTTTCAAATGCCTTACGCTTCGTCTGTCTTTCTTCTCTCTCTGTAGTGGTTATTTCAGTCGCATAACCTTCTGACTTAAGCTTAGCCTCTACAGCTTCAAATAACGGCTTAATGAGGGTAGTGATGGCATGATTTGTTGCCGTGATTTTTTGTTCAAGCTCCTTTATTTTTTTCTCGTGCTCCAGCTTTGCAACTTCTCCTGCATCTTTGGCCTTAATCTTATGGTCTGCAATTATTGCGTCCAACCATTCCATCAGGAATCCCTCCGTTTGTTATTTTCTTTCCTTTTGTATTGGCCAACGGTGTGGCAGTTGACCCGCCAGCCCGGCTTTTTCGGGCGGGCGGTGTCTAACTGACTGGTTGGAGGCTTCATCCTTTTTCTTTGGCTTCATTTAAGGTCAACACCAGCAACCCCTTCTTCGAGCTGGCTAATTGCGTCGATACAGGCTTTAACTCCGTCGGTTTTCATTTTCTCCTTAAATGCTTCAATCATTTCCTTTTCGATCTCGTCCATTTTCAGAAGTATTTGTTGTTCCTCCGTTTCTGTCTTGGCTAATGTGCGCAACTCCTTGATGCAAGTCTGCGCAGTTTTCTCTGCTTTTGTGGCGTTTCGGGCGAGCCATGCGGAATATGCCTTTGAAGAACGGCCTGAAATGTCGGGATATTGTGAAGAGCAGGCTTTCACCATAGCCTCTGTTACAGAGATAGCCCTGCACTCATAGACCGCGCCATAATTGAGTCCTTCGGATGCTGCGCCTATCTTTGATAGGAAGACAAAAATGATTATCAGCATTATGCGGTGTGTCAATTTTTCCCTCCAACTCATTATTGAGCAGTTGTAAGCATATAATATTAGATGCATGCATCTAATATTATATGCTTTTCTGGCTCGGTGCCTTTGATTTTGCCGTAAGCGATATACCACAATTTAACTGCTGAGTCCCATTTGCTACCAAGGGAACGGATTTGCCGTTGAAGCTCCTTCTCTCCATAAGCTATTTGCACTGGTACAAGGGAAAAACCACAACAATAAATCTTAATTTTCATAAGATTAACTATGAAGACGCGCCCCCACCCATTAAAAATTTTATACTTATATGCGGTTTTGT is a window from the Geoanaerobacter pelophilus genome containing:
- a CDS encoding AAA family ATPase, which codes for MTELSVTKTDNLNSQIMQYACSLPYYTKYLAGKLLSGTEVTESHINDAYAYFLEDAGLQEKKPRKSINITCDSISNSDYHNDLLLNSLYGVEGVNALVEKQTIEFSPKLTIIYGVNGSGKSGYIRLLKQAFHSRTTEPIISNIHLASGHKATKAIFEFKTDAAPYTLNYPTQKDKTEFKQFSIFDNKCVSIHLSKNRPEFRPAGLNFFADLTDAFRRLEEKIEIEVNTKKAPKDYAALFDGESAIREFMVNLSAKTKAADLKKMIPFTEADKTKRAELEGQKVQLQALKKDKEIGILTTNKKLLETLKTSIADNNKHLSSEALLAAQTAISDCITKDKIAENEGLEKFKTDKLENVGSAEWKAFIVAANKFAIQQGDNGGPYPRDKDTCLFCRHPLSAESKKLIESYWVFIKSQAEHNATAANGALKATKAVYDGLKFDLLPDDAVLTTWLLENHPEQLNGIKASLLIQKALAADISSDIEAKVINKRAAVVIETTPIDTIATSIDTAIAKLQENDPSEDIKKLQTTITFLNHKEKLEQHISNIESYIDCLNWADTATKAAKNNISRLQVTRKEKELSGKYFNDAYATSFNQECEALDGHFGIDISHTGASGASYKQLFLKGKNQPSQILSEGEQKVISLADFLAEMNLSEITRGIIFDDPVTSLDDERKCLIGNRIVNETAKKQIVVFTHDLVFVSTLISICDATKTPYACHWIEKRDDKPGHVFINSSPSFEKKYRNSNIPMAHYNEAKDAACPPDRREYLTKAGFTALRTCYEMLVISGMFSDVVQRFAERVSVDSLNEACFCRELADELQDGFYRCCQHMEGHSHSDKYAYKKPTIENFMEEITRYDVIKAKIKAHKKAVKTP